A stretch of Desulfotalea psychrophila LSv54 DNA encodes these proteins:
- the cbiB gene encoding adenosylcobinamide-phosphate synthase CbiB: MFSIKILLAIILDLFLGDPSCYPHPVRCIGLAINRWEKFYRPRVAQPFWAGVLTVCSVLTLVILTLAVFFTLLAIFPPIVTDFAAVLLLYTTVAIKDLKKESMAVYRALIQGEDLPKTRKLLARIVGRDTENLDRPAIIRATVETVGENLADGIIAPLFWAVALSIFAPLLGVKAIVLASVGAMSYKAINTMDSMLGYKNERYILFGRAAARLDDWANWLPARCTALGIVAISFMAGYNGPQAWKIFKRDRYQHTSPNAGHPEAALAGALNIRLCGPSVYFGNIVEKPYIGNALRAIEPDDIRQANRIVLFTTFLLSLLFLLFRFVLTGL; this comes from the coding sequence ATGTTCAGTATAAAAATACTCTTAGCCATTATTCTCGATCTTTTTTTGGGTGATCCCTCATGCTATCCTCACCCCGTGCGCTGTATTGGTTTGGCCATTAATCGTTGGGAAAAATTTTACAGACCCAGAGTAGCTCAACCCTTCTGGGCAGGAGTTCTCACGGTCTGTTCGGTACTAACCCTGGTGATTCTTACCTTGGCTGTTTTTTTTACCCTGCTTGCCATTTTTCCCCCGATAGTCACCGATTTTGCTGCTGTGTTACTACTCTATACGACGGTGGCAATAAAGGATCTGAAGAAGGAGAGCATGGCCGTTTATCGGGCCCTGATACAGGGGGAAGATTTGCCGAAAACCAGAAAGCTTTTGGCACGGATTGTTGGTCGCGACACCGAAAACCTTGACCGACCTGCCATTATCAGGGCCACGGTGGAGACCGTTGGTGAAAACCTTGCCGATGGCATTATCGCCCCGCTCTTTTGGGCAGTGGCCCTAAGTATCTTTGCCCCTCTGCTGGGAGTAAAGGCGATTGTTTTGGCCTCTGTCGGGGCCATGAGCTATAAGGCCATTAACACCATGGACTCCATGCTGGGTTATAAAAACGAAAGATATATCCTCTTTGGCCGAGCAGCTGCCCGACTCGATGACTGGGCCAACTGGCTGCCGGCAAGATGTACGGCCCTGGGCATTGTGGCCATCAGCTTTATGGCCGGCTATAACGGCCCTCAGGCATGGAAGATTTTTAAGCGAGATCGATACCAGCACACAAGTCCCAATGCAGGACATCCAGAGGCAGCTCTGGCAGGAGCCCTGAATATCCGTCTCTGTGGCCCCAGTGTCTATTTTGGCAATATTGTAGAAAAGCCCTACATAGGTAATGCCCTTCGAGCAATAGAACCGGATGACATTCGACAAGCAAACCGAATTGTTCTCTTCACAACTTTTTTGTTAAGCCTTCTTTTTTTGTTATTTCGTTTTGTTCTGACAGGTCTCTAG
- the ndk gene encoding nucleoside-diphosphate kinase: MEKTFAIIKPDAFAAGNAGKILARIYQEGFTVIGLKKLCMSQREAEGFYAVHNKKPFFAELTKFMSSGPCIVMVLEAEGCIGKWRDLMGATNPADAKPGSLRREFGTIVGENATHGSDAPETAAVELEYFFSGLELL; the protein is encoded by the coding sequence ATGGAAAAAACTTTTGCTATTATTAAACCCGATGCATTTGCAGCTGGAAATGCGGGAAAAATTCTTGCCCGCATCTACCAAGAAGGATTTACGGTAATTGGTTTGAAAAAACTGTGCATGAGCCAAAGGGAGGCAGAAGGTTTTTATGCCGTACATAATAAAAAACCTTTTTTTGCTGAGCTCACCAAATTTATGAGCAGTGGCCCATGCATCGTCATGGTCCTTGAAGCAGAAGGCTGTATAGGAAAATGGCGCGATCTGATGGGGGCCACCAACCCCGCTGATGCCAAACCTGGGTCCCTGCGCAGAGAATTTGGCACCATTGTAGGTGAAAATGCAACCCATGGTTCCGATGCACCTGAAACGGCAGCCGTTGAATTGGAGTACTTTTTTTCAGGCCTTGAGCTTCTGTAG
- a CDS encoding ABC transporter substrate-binding protein: protein MTNKIIIYLSALLLFCIPLPGISQAKSPIILGQSAPLTGKSARLGLNFRLGLLAAFAEINAEGGVHGRDILLKSRDDGYEPHRTLFNVQKLIDNDNAFLLIGNVGTPTTEEILPLLSARQIPLLFPYTGAVSLRDIKHPQILHARASYRLEIENIVKFLTEKKGVQRIACFYQNDSFGKSNLQTVQDVLRQKSLKLVAQGKYERNTLSVLGALKTIDEQEPEAIILVGSYAPCAEYIKLDKIKNRKNRIYCNISFASPGDLQKSLGKLGTNVFVSAVVPFPWAESLLVKNYRKALLLIDENTGPSFLSLEGYIAGRLFTKIARAVPGRLTRERFLATAQKNINIKIDDKICRLAERIPLGRDSLYLVSLFPDFQKVQ, encoded by the coding sequence ATGACTAACAAAATCATTATATACCTGTCTGCTCTACTCCTCTTCTGCATCCCCTTACCTGGTATTTCTCAGGCTAAGAGTCCAATAATCCTAGGCCAATCTGCGCCCCTTACGGGAAAATCGGCGCGACTCGGTCTTAACTTCCGCCTGGGGCTGCTCGCTGCCTTTGCCGAGATAAACGCAGAGGGTGGTGTGCATGGACGGGATATACTGTTAAAGAGCCGGGATGATGGTTATGAGCCTCATCGGACACTGTTTAATGTACAAAAACTTATTGATAACGATAACGCTTTTTTGCTTATAGGAAATGTGGGTACTCCGACAACAGAAGAAATTTTGCCGCTCCTCTCTGCCAGACAAATACCACTGTTATTTCCATATACCGGAGCAGTGTCTCTACGAGATATAAAACACCCACAAATACTGCATGCTCGGGCGAGTTATCGCCTGGAAATTGAAAATATTGTTAAGTTCCTTACAGAAAAAAAGGGCGTCCAACGCATAGCCTGTTTTTACCAAAACGATAGCTTTGGCAAGAGTAATTTGCAAACAGTTCAAGATGTATTACGGCAAAAATCGCTCAAATTGGTAGCGCAAGGGAAGTATGAAAGAAATACCCTCTCTGTCTTAGGAGCATTAAAGACTATAGATGAGCAGGAACCTGAAGCTATTATACTGGTGGGATCTTATGCGCCCTGTGCAGAATATATTAAGCTTGATAAGATCAAAAACAGAAAAAATCGTATTTATTGCAATATTTCCTTTGCCAGTCCTGGAGACTTACAGAAATCTTTGGGAAAACTGGGAACCAACGTTTTTGTTTCTGCCGTGGTCCCCTTCCCCTGGGCTGAAAGCCTTCTGGTAAAAAATTATAGAAAAGCTCTTCTTTTAATCGATGAAAACACGGGCCCAAGTTTTTTGTCATTGGAAGGTTATATTGCAGGCCGTCTCTTTACGAAGATAGCAAGAGCTGTACCTGGAAGACTTACCAGAGAAAGATTTCTTGCGACTGCCCAAAAGAATATAAACATTAAGATTGATGATAAAATTTGTCGCTTAGCTGAAAGGATTCCCCTAGGGAGAGATTCTCTTTACCTCGTCTCTCTCTTCCCAGATTTCCAGAAGGTGCAATAG